A single window of Oncorhynchus keta strain PuntledgeMale-10-30-2019 chromosome 34, Oket_V2, whole genome shotgun sequence DNA harbors:
- the LOC118379506 gene encoding zyxin-like isoform X24, whose product MSDSSGSKPFMVTSSINLKVTTPSFYNQPKKFASVNPPRPKSQSDPSPPPGSTPPAGPSPPPSLVSSTRGVGTAVIGRVGVMPPPPPSLCEDFPPPPPPLDDELPAPPPNCATTPPASDAPPPAFPPPPAVDDLPLPPAPLEENACLPRSPSPPPPPPPPPLPVSGPSSVPSAGENFQRLAKQTSFDKQLDSLTDLLSEMETRGPFNPKLPSQYSAPPPPAPKPAGPPPTAPKPNLSFLPPPEMGDKPPPAPWAEELKLRTTHRQANNPISTPVPAPAPQPFAKAPVVAPKAFGGMKTGTSVPPVGLKNQNHAPAPFGVAPKPSPTASSFPPPPAAPPAAPPAPPANKVSPPAFNHSKPSSIDSQMTAPMPPPQPKAMTSPPSFSQPMKSPPSSKPSPPGPVSVPGGGVPLSMREVEELERMTNAFIKDMDTHAPVITSAPTEVCGKCGEALSRSQPAVRAMNKLFHSDCFCCMSCHRPLQGMQFYDKDGTPQCDDCYTSSLAVCSRCGERITDRVLKAVGQCFHAHCFRCCTCACSLEGAPFITDDNNNPYCVPDYHRRFSPLCVCCNEPIVPDAGSQETVRVRPNKNFHLKCYRCEVRTTDLLHLKYYRCEVRTTDLLHLKCYRCEVRTTDLLHLKYYRCEVRTSDLLHLKYYRCEVRTSDLLHLKYYRCEVRTTDLLHLKYYRCEVRTSDLLHLKYYRCEVRTTDLLHLKYYRCEVRTTDLLHLKYYRCEVRTTDLLHLKYYRCEVRTTDLLHLKYYRCEVRTSDLLHLKYYRCEAFFLFCCLTWN is encoded by the exons ATGTCTGACTCCAGCGGCAGTAAACCCTTCATGGTGACTTCCTCCATCAACCTCAAAGTCACCACCCCCTCCTTCTACAACCAGCCAAAGAAGTTTGCCTCGGTCAACCCGCCACGCCCCAAAAGCCAGTCCGACCCGTCGCCTCCCCCGGGCTCAACTCCTCCCGCaggtccctctcctccccccagtCTGGTCTCCTCAACACGCGGTGTCGGCACAGCTGTCATTGGTCGAGTTGGAGTGATGCCTCCACCCCCACCATCGCTCTGCGAAG ACTTCCCGCCCCCTCCTCCTCCGTTGGACGATGAGCTGCCAGCCCCTCCCCCCAACTGTGCAACCACACCCCCAGCCTCCGATGCCCCTCCCCCtgccttccctccccctcccgcGGTGGAtgacctccccctcccccccgcCCCGCTTGAGGAGAATGCCTGTCTCCCCCGTTccccgtctccccctcctccaccaccccctccccctctcccagtctctggtcCCAGTAGTGTCCCCAGTGCTGGGGAGAACTTTCAG cgtCTGGCAAAGCAGACTAGTTTTGACAAACAGCTGGATTCTCTGACTGACCTGCTGTCTGAGATGGAGACCAGAGGACCCTTCAACCCCAAG TTGCCCAGTCAGtactcagctcctcctcctcctgcccccaAGCCTGCAGGGCCTCCCCCCACTGCTCCCAAGCccaacctctccttcctcccccctccagagATGGGAGACAAGCCCCCTCCCGCTCCCTGGGCCGAGGAGCTCAAACTCCGGACGACACACAGACAAGCCAATAACCCTATATCCACCCCAGTTCCTGCTCCTGCCCCACAGCCATTTGCTAAAGCCCCAGTCGTGGCTCCTAAGGCTTTTGGGGGCATGAAAACGGGGACATCCGTGCCTCCTGTGGGACTGAAGAACCAGAACCATGCCCCGGCTCCATTTGGTGTTGCTCCTAAACCTTCCCCTACAGCcagctccttccctcctcctcctgccgcTCCTCCTGCCGCTCCTCCCGCCCCACCAGCCAACAAAGTGTCTCCCCCAGCCTTCAATCACTCAAAGCCCTCTTCCATTGACTCTCAGATGACTGCTCCCATGCCCCCTCCTCAGCCCAAAGCGATGACATCACCACCTTCTTTCAGCCAGCCAATGAAATCTCCCCCTTCATCAAAG CCCTCGCCTCCTgggcctgtctctgtcccaggtggaggtgttcctctctccatgagggaggtggaggagctgGAGAGAATGACCAATGCATTCATCaaagacatggacacacacgcTCCCGtcatcacctcagcacctacag aggtaTGTGGTAAGTGTGGTGAGGCTCTGTCTCGTTCCCAGCCTGCAGTGAGAGCCATGAACAAACTCTTCCACTCTGACTGTTTCTGCTGTATGAGCTGCCATCGCCCCCTGCAGGGCATGCAGTTCTACGACAAGGACGGGACGCCACAGTGTGACGACTGCTACACT AGTTCTCTGGCGGTGTGTTCTCGGTGTGGGGAGCGTATTACAGACCGTGTGTTGAAGGCGGTGGGCCAGTGTTTCCATGCCCATTGTTTCCGCTGCTGCACCTGCGCCTGCAGCCTGGAGGGGGCGCCTTTCATCACCGACGAcaacaacaacccatactgtgtCCCAGACTACCACAG GCGTttctctcccctgtgtgtgtg CTGTAATGAGCCCATAGTTCCTGACGCCGGCAGTCAAGAGACCGTGAGAGTAAGGCCCAACAAGAACTTCCACCTCAAGTGCTACCGCTGTGAGGTAAGGACAACAGACCTGCTACATCTAAAGTACTACCGCTGTGAGGTAAGGACAACAGACCTGCTACATCTAAAGTGCTACCGCTGTGAGGTAAGGACAACAGACCTGCTACATCTAAAGTACTACCGCTGTGAG GTAAGGACATCAGACCTGCTACATCTAAAGTACTACCGCTGTGAG GTAAGGACATCAGACCTGCTACATCTAAAGTACTACCGCTGTGAGGTAAGGACAACAGACCTGCTACATCTAAAGTACTACCGCTGTGAG GTAAGGACATCAGACCTGCTACATCTAAAGTACTACCGCTGTGAG GTAAGGACAACAGACCTGCTACATCTAAAGTACTACCGCTGTGAGGTAAGGACAACAGACCTGCTACATCTAAAGTACTACCGCTGTGAGGTAAGGACAACAGACCTGCTACATCTAAAGTACTACCGCTGTGAGGTAAGGACAACAGACCTGCTACATCTAAAGTACTACCGCTGTGAGGTAAGGACATCAGACCTGCTACATCTAAAGTACTACCGCTGTgaggcatttttcctattttgttgccttacctGGAATTAA
- the LOC118379506 gene encoding zyxin-like isoform X26, producing MSDSSGSKPFMVTSSINLKVTTPSFYNQPKKFASVNPPRPKSQSDPSPPPGSTPPAGPSPPPSLVSSTRGVGTAVIGRVGVMPPPPPSLCEDFPPPPPPLDDELPAPPPNCATTPPASDAPPPAFPPPPAVDDLPLPPAPLEENACLPRSPSPPPPPPPPPLPVSGPSSVPSAGENFQRLAKQTSFDKQLDSLTDLLSEMETRGPFNPKLPSQYSAPPPPAPKPAGPPPTAPKPNLSFLPPPEMGDKPPPAPWAEELKLRTTHRQANNPISTPVPAPAPQPFAKAPVVAPKAFGGMKTGTSVPPVGLKNQNHAPAPFGVAPKPSPTASSFPPPPAAPPAAPPAPPANKVSPPAFNHSKPSSIDSQMTAPMPPPQPKAMTSPPSFSQPMKSPPSSKPSPPGPVSVPGGGVPLSMREVEELERMTNAFIKDMDTHAPVITSAPTEVCGKCGEALSRSQPAVRAMNKLFHSDCFCCMSCHRPLQGMQFYDKDGTPQCDDCYTSSLAVCSRCGERITDRVLKAVGQCFHAHCFRCCTCACSLEGAPFITDDNNNPYCVPDYHRRFSPLCVCCNEPIVPDAGSQETVRVRPNKNFHLKCYRCEVRTTDLLHLKYYRCEVRTTDLLHLKCYRCEVRTTDLLHLKYYRCEVRTSDLLHLKYYRCEVRTSDLLHLKYYRCEVRTTDLLHLKYYRCEVRTSDLLHLKYYRCEVRTTDLLHLKYYRCEVRTTDLLHLKYYRCEVRTTDLLHLKYYRCEVRTSDLLHLKYYRCEAFFLFCCLTWN from the exons ATGTCTGACTCCAGCGGCAGTAAACCCTTCATGGTGACTTCCTCCATCAACCTCAAAGTCACCACCCCCTCCTTCTACAACCAGCCAAAGAAGTTTGCCTCGGTCAACCCGCCACGCCCCAAAAGCCAGTCCGACCCGTCGCCTCCCCCGGGCTCAACTCCTCCCGCaggtccctctcctccccccagtCTGGTCTCCTCAACACGCGGTGTCGGCACAGCTGTCATTGGTCGAGTTGGAGTGATGCCTCCACCCCCACCATCGCTCTGCGAAG ACTTCCCGCCCCCTCCTCCTCCGTTGGACGATGAGCTGCCAGCCCCTCCCCCCAACTGTGCAACCACACCCCCAGCCTCCGATGCCCCTCCCCCtgccttccctccccctcccgcGGTGGAtgacctccccctcccccccgcCCCGCTTGAGGAGAATGCCTGTCTCCCCCGTTccccgtctccccctcctccaccaccccctccccctctcccagtctctggtcCCAGTAGTGTCCCCAGTGCTGGGGAGAACTTTCAG cgtCTGGCAAAGCAGACTAGTTTTGACAAACAGCTGGATTCTCTGACTGACCTGCTGTCTGAGATGGAGACCAGAGGACCCTTCAACCCCAAG TTGCCCAGTCAGtactcagctcctcctcctcctgcccccaAGCCTGCAGGGCCTCCCCCCACTGCTCCCAAGCccaacctctccttcctcccccctccagagATGGGAGACAAGCCCCCTCCCGCTCCCTGGGCCGAGGAGCTCAAACTCCGGACGACACACAGACAAGCCAATAACCCTATATCCACCCCAGTTCCTGCTCCTGCCCCACAGCCATTTGCTAAAGCCCCAGTCGTGGCTCCTAAGGCTTTTGGGGGCATGAAAACGGGGACATCCGTGCCTCCTGTGGGACTGAAGAACCAGAACCATGCCCCGGCTCCATTTGGTGTTGCTCCTAAACCTTCCCCTACAGCcagctccttccctcctcctcctgccgcTCCTCCTGCCGCTCCTCCCGCCCCACCAGCCAACAAAGTGTCTCCCCCAGCCTTCAATCACTCAAAGCCCTCTTCCATTGACTCTCAGATGACTGCTCCCATGCCCCCTCCTCAGCCCAAAGCGATGACATCACCACCTTCTTTCAGCCAGCCAATGAAATCTCCCCCTTCATCAAAG CCCTCGCCTCCTgggcctgtctctgtcccaggtggaggtgttcctctctccatgagggaggtggaggagctgGAGAGAATGACCAATGCATTCATCaaagacatggacacacacgcTCCCGtcatcacctcagcacctacag aggtaTGTGGTAAGTGTGGTGAGGCTCTGTCTCGTTCCCAGCCTGCAGTGAGAGCCATGAACAAACTCTTCCACTCTGACTGTTTCTGCTGTATGAGCTGCCATCGCCCCCTGCAGGGCATGCAGTTCTACGACAAGGACGGGACGCCACAGTGTGACGACTGCTACACT AGTTCTCTGGCGGTGTGTTCTCGGTGTGGGGAGCGTATTACAGACCGTGTGTTGAAGGCGGTGGGCCAGTGTTTCCATGCCCATTGTTTCCGCTGCTGCACCTGCGCCTGCAGCCTGGAGGGGGCGCCTTTCATCACCGACGAcaacaacaacccatactgtgtCCCAGACTACCACAG GCGTttctctcccctgtgtgtgtg CTGTAATGAGCCCATAGTTCCTGACGCCGGCAGTCAAGAGACCGTGAGAGTAAGGCCCAACAAGAACTTCCACCTCAAGTGCTACCGCTGTGAGGTAAGGACAACAGACCTGCTACATCTAAAGTACTACCGCTGTGAGGTAAGGACAACAGACCTGCTACATCTAAAGTGCTACCGCTGTGAGGTAAGGACAACAGACCTGCTACATCTAAAGTACTACCGCTGTGAG GTAAGGACATCAGACCTGCTACATCTAAAGTACTACCGCTGTGAG GTAAGGACATCAGACCTGCTACATCTAAAGTACTACCGCTGTGAGGTAAGGACAACAGACCTGCTACATCTAAAGTACTACCGCTGTGAG GTAAGGACATCAGACCTGCTACATCTAAAGTACTACCGCTGTGAG GTAAGGACAACAGACCTGCTACATCTAAAGTACTACCGCTGTGAGGTAAGGACAACAGACCTGCTACATCTAAAGTACTACCGCTGTGAGGTAAGGACAACAGACCTGCTACATCTAAAGTACTACCGCTGTGAGGTAAGGACATCAGACCTGCTACATCTAAAGTACTACCGCTGTgaggcatttttcctattttgttgccttacctGGAATTAA
- the LOC118379506 gene encoding zyxin-like isoform X5 encodes MSDSSGSKPFMVTSSINLKVTTPSFYNQPKKFASVNPPRPKSQSDPSPPPGSTPPAGPSPPPSLVSSTRGVGTAVIGRVGVMPPPPPSLCEDFPPPPPPLDDELPAPPPNCATTPPASDAPPPAFPPPPAVDDLPLPPAPLEENACLPRSPSPPPPPPPPPLPVSGPSSVPSAGENFQRLAKQTSFDKQLDSLTDLLSEMETRGPFNPKLPSQYSAPPPPAPKPAGPPPTAPKPNLSFLPPPEMGDKPPPAPWAEELKLRTTHRQANNPISTPVPAPAPQPFAKAPVVAPKAFGGMKTGTSVPPVGLKNQNHAPAPFGVAPKPSPTASSFPPPPAAPPAAPPAPPANKVSPPAFNHSKPSSIDSQMTAPMPPPQPKAMTSPPSFSQPMKSPPSSKPSPPGPVSVPGGGVPLSMREVEELERMTNAFIKDMDTHAPVITSAPTEVCGKCGEALSRSQPAVRAMNKLFHSDCFCCMSCHRPLQGMQFYDKDGTPQCDDCYTSSLAVCSRCGERITDRVLKAVGQCFHAHCFRCCTCACSLEGAPFITDDNNNPYCVPDYHRRFSPLCVCCNEPIVPDAGSQETVRVRPNKNFHLKCYRCEVRTTDLLHLKYYRCEVRTTDLLHLKCYRCEVRTTDLLHLKYYRCEVRTSDLLHLKYYRCEVRTSDLLHLKYYRCEVRTTDLLHLKYYRCEVRTTDLLHLKYYRCEVRTSDLLHLKYYRCEVRTSDLLHLKYYRCEVRTSDLLHLKYYRCEVRTTDLLHLKYYRCEVRTTDLLHLKYYRCEVRTTDLLHLKYYRCEVRTTDLLHLKYYRCEVRTTDLLHLKYYRCEVRTTDLLHLKYYRCEVRTTDLLHLKYYRCEVRTTDLLHLKYYRCEVRTSDLLHLKYYRCEAFFLFCCLTWN; translated from the exons ATGTCTGACTCCAGCGGCAGTAAACCCTTCATGGTGACTTCCTCCATCAACCTCAAAGTCACCACCCCCTCCTTCTACAACCAGCCAAAGAAGTTTGCCTCGGTCAACCCGCCACGCCCCAAAAGCCAGTCCGACCCGTCGCCTCCCCCGGGCTCAACTCCTCCCGCaggtccctctcctccccccagtCTGGTCTCCTCAACACGCGGTGTCGGCACAGCTGTCATTGGTCGAGTTGGAGTGATGCCTCCACCCCCACCATCGCTCTGCGAAG ACTTCCCGCCCCCTCCTCCTCCGTTGGACGATGAGCTGCCAGCCCCTCCCCCCAACTGTGCAACCACACCCCCAGCCTCCGATGCCCCTCCCCCtgccttccctccccctcccgcGGTGGAtgacctccccctcccccccgcCCCGCTTGAGGAGAATGCCTGTCTCCCCCGTTccccgtctccccctcctccaccaccccctccccctctcccagtctctggtcCCAGTAGTGTCCCCAGTGCTGGGGAGAACTTTCAG cgtCTGGCAAAGCAGACTAGTTTTGACAAACAGCTGGATTCTCTGACTGACCTGCTGTCTGAGATGGAGACCAGAGGACCCTTCAACCCCAAG TTGCCCAGTCAGtactcagctcctcctcctcctgcccccaAGCCTGCAGGGCCTCCCCCCACTGCTCCCAAGCccaacctctccttcctcccccctccagagATGGGAGACAAGCCCCCTCCCGCTCCCTGGGCCGAGGAGCTCAAACTCCGGACGACACACAGACAAGCCAATAACCCTATATCCACCCCAGTTCCTGCTCCTGCCCCACAGCCATTTGCTAAAGCCCCAGTCGTGGCTCCTAAGGCTTTTGGGGGCATGAAAACGGGGACATCCGTGCCTCCTGTGGGACTGAAGAACCAGAACCATGCCCCGGCTCCATTTGGTGTTGCTCCTAAACCTTCCCCTACAGCcagctccttccctcctcctcctgccgcTCCTCCTGCCGCTCCTCCCGCCCCACCAGCCAACAAAGTGTCTCCCCCAGCCTTCAATCACTCAAAGCCCTCTTCCATTGACTCTCAGATGACTGCTCCCATGCCCCCTCCTCAGCCCAAAGCGATGACATCACCACCTTCTTTCAGCCAGCCAATGAAATCTCCCCCTTCATCAAAG CCCTCGCCTCCTgggcctgtctctgtcccaggtggaggtgttcctctctccatgagggaggtggaggagctgGAGAGAATGACCAATGCATTCATCaaagacatggacacacacgcTCCCGtcatcacctcagcacctacag aggtaTGTGGTAAGTGTGGTGAGGCTCTGTCTCGTTCCCAGCCTGCAGTGAGAGCCATGAACAAACTCTTCCACTCTGACTGTTTCTGCTGTATGAGCTGCCATCGCCCCCTGCAGGGCATGCAGTTCTACGACAAGGACGGGACGCCACAGTGTGACGACTGCTACACT AGTTCTCTGGCGGTGTGTTCTCGGTGTGGGGAGCGTATTACAGACCGTGTGTTGAAGGCGGTGGGCCAGTGTTTCCATGCCCATTGTTTCCGCTGCTGCACCTGCGCCTGCAGCCTGGAGGGGGCGCCTTTCATCACCGACGAcaacaacaacccatactgtgtCCCAGACTACCACAG GCGTttctctcccctgtgtgtgtg CTGTAATGAGCCCATAGTTCCTGACGCCGGCAGTCAAGAGACCGTGAGAGTAAGGCCCAACAAGAACTTCCACCTCAAGTGCTACCGCTGTGAGGTAAGGACAACAGACCTGCTACATCTAAAGTACTACCGCTGTGAGGTAAGGACAACAGACCTGCTACATCTAAAGTGCTACCGCTGTGAGGTAAGGACAACAGACCTGCTACATCTAAAGTACTACCGCTGTGAG GTAAGGACATCAGACCTGCTACATCTAAAGTACTACCGCTGTGAG GTAAGGACATCAGACCTGCTACATCTAAAGTACTACCGCTGTGAGGTAAGGACAACAGACCTGCTACATCTAAAGTACTACCGCTGTGAGGTAAGGACAACAGACCTGCTACATCTAAAGTACTACCGCTGTGAGGTAAGGACATCAGACCTGCTACATCTAAAGTACTACCGCTGTGAGGTAAGGACATCAGACCTGCTACATCTAAAGTACTACCGCTGTGAG GTAAGGACATCAGACCTGCTACATCTAAAGTACTACCGCTGTGAGGTAAGGACAACAGACCTGCTACATCTAAAGTACTACCGCTGTGAG GTAAGGACAACAGACCTGCTACATCTAAAGTACTACCGCTGTGAGGTAAGGACAACAGACCTGCTACATCTAAAGTACTACCGCTGTGAGGTAAGGACAACAGACCTGCTACATCTAAAGTACTACCGCTGTGAGGTAAGGACAACAGACCTGCTACATCTAAAGTACTACCGCTGTGAGGTAAGGACAACAGACCTGCTACATCTAAAGTACTACCGCTGTGAGGTAAGGACAACAGACCTGCTACATCTAAAGTACTACCGCTGTGAGGTAAGGACAACAGACCTGCTACATCTAAAGTACTACCGCTGTGAGGTAAGGACATCAGACCTGCTACATCTAAAGTACTACCGCTGTgaggcatttttcctattttgttgccttacctGGAATTAA
- the LOC118379506 gene encoding zyxin-like isoform X16, translated as MSDSSGSKPFMVTSSINLKVTTPSFYNQPKKFASVNPPRPKSQSDPSPPPGSTPPAGPSPPPSLVSSTRGVGTAVIGRVGVMPPPPPSLCEDFPPPPPPLDDELPAPPPNCATTPPASDAPPPAFPPPPAVDDLPLPPAPLEENACLPRSPSPPPPPPPPPLPVSGPSSVPSAGENFQRLAKQTSFDKQLDSLTDLLSEMETRGPFNPKLPSQYSAPPPPAPKPAGPPPTAPKPNLSFLPPPEMGDKPPPAPWAEELKLRTTHRQANNPISTPVPAPAPQPFAKAPVVAPKAFGGMKTGTSVPPVGLKNQNHAPAPFGVAPKPSPTASSFPPPPAAPPAAPPAPPANKVSPPAFNHSKPSSIDSQMTAPMPPPQPKAMTSPPSFSQPMKSPPSSKPSPPGPVSVPGGGVPLSMREVEELERMTNAFIKDMDTHAPVITSAPTEVCGKCGEALSRSQPAVRAMNKLFHSDCFCCMSCHRPLQGMQFYDKDGTPQCDDCYTSSLAVCSRCGERITDRVLKAVGQCFHAHCFRCCTCACSLEGAPFITDDNNNPYCVPDYHRRFSPLCVCCNEPIVPDAGSQETVRVRPNKNFHLKCYRCEVRTTDLLHLKYYRCEVRTTDLLHLKCYRCEVRTTDLLHLKYYRCEVRTSDLLHLKYYRCEVRTSDLLHLKYYRCEVRTTDLLHLKYYRCEVRTTDLLHLKYYRCEVRTSDLLHLKYYRCEVRTSDLLHLKYYRCEVRTSDLLHLKYYRCEVRTTDLLHLKYYRCEVRTTDLLHLKYYRCEVRTTDLLHLKYYRCEVRTTDLLHLKYYRCEVRTTDLLHLKYYRCEVRTSDLLHLKYYRCEAFFLFCCLTWN; from the exons ATGTCTGACTCCAGCGGCAGTAAACCCTTCATGGTGACTTCCTCCATCAACCTCAAAGTCACCACCCCCTCCTTCTACAACCAGCCAAAGAAGTTTGCCTCGGTCAACCCGCCACGCCCCAAAAGCCAGTCCGACCCGTCGCCTCCCCCGGGCTCAACTCCTCCCGCaggtccctctcctccccccagtCTGGTCTCCTCAACACGCGGTGTCGGCACAGCTGTCATTGGTCGAGTTGGAGTGATGCCTCCACCCCCACCATCGCTCTGCGAAG ACTTCCCGCCCCCTCCTCCTCCGTTGGACGATGAGCTGCCAGCCCCTCCCCCCAACTGTGCAACCACACCCCCAGCCTCCGATGCCCCTCCCCCtgccttccctccccctcccgcGGTGGAtgacctccccctcccccccgcCCCGCTTGAGGAGAATGCCTGTCTCCCCCGTTccccgtctccccctcctccaccaccccctccccctctcccagtctctggtcCCAGTAGTGTCCCCAGTGCTGGGGAGAACTTTCAG cgtCTGGCAAAGCAGACTAGTTTTGACAAACAGCTGGATTCTCTGACTGACCTGCTGTCTGAGATGGAGACCAGAGGACCCTTCAACCCCAAG TTGCCCAGTCAGtactcagctcctcctcctcctgcccccaAGCCTGCAGGGCCTCCCCCCACTGCTCCCAAGCccaacctctccttcctcccccctccagagATGGGAGACAAGCCCCCTCCCGCTCCCTGGGCCGAGGAGCTCAAACTCCGGACGACACACAGACAAGCCAATAACCCTATATCCACCCCAGTTCCTGCTCCTGCCCCACAGCCATTTGCTAAAGCCCCAGTCGTGGCTCCTAAGGCTTTTGGGGGCATGAAAACGGGGACATCCGTGCCTCCTGTGGGACTGAAGAACCAGAACCATGCCCCGGCTCCATTTGGTGTTGCTCCTAAACCTTCCCCTACAGCcagctccttccctcctcctcctgccgcTCCTCCTGCCGCTCCTCCCGCCCCACCAGCCAACAAAGTGTCTCCCCCAGCCTTCAATCACTCAAAGCCCTCTTCCATTGACTCTCAGATGACTGCTCCCATGCCCCCTCCTCAGCCCAAAGCGATGACATCACCACCTTCTTTCAGCCAGCCAATGAAATCTCCCCCTTCATCAAAG CCCTCGCCTCCTgggcctgtctctgtcccaggtggaggtgttcctctctccatgagggaggtggaggagctgGAGAGAATGACCAATGCATTCATCaaagacatggacacacacgcTCCCGtcatcacctcagcacctacag aggtaTGTGGTAAGTGTGGTGAGGCTCTGTCTCGTTCCCAGCCTGCAGTGAGAGCCATGAACAAACTCTTCCACTCTGACTGTTTCTGCTGTATGAGCTGCCATCGCCCCCTGCAGGGCATGCAGTTCTACGACAAGGACGGGACGCCACAGTGTGACGACTGCTACACT AGTTCTCTGGCGGTGTGTTCTCGGTGTGGGGAGCGTATTACAGACCGTGTGTTGAAGGCGGTGGGCCAGTGTTTCCATGCCCATTGTTTCCGCTGCTGCACCTGCGCCTGCAGCCTGGAGGGGGCGCCTTTCATCACCGACGAcaacaacaacccatactgtgtCCCAGACTACCACAG GCGTttctctcccctgtgtgtgtg CTGTAATGAGCCCATAGTTCCTGACGCCGGCAGTCAAGAGACCGTGAGAGTAAGGCCCAACAAGAACTTCCACCTCAAGTGCTACCGCTGTGAGGTAAGGACAACAGACCTGCTACATCTAAAGTACTACCGCTGTGAGGTAAGGACAACAGACCTGCTACATCTAAAGTGCTACCGCTGTGAGGTAAGGACAACAGACCTGCTACATCTAAAGTACTACCGCTGTGAG GTAAGGACATCAGACCTGCTACATCTAAAGTACTACCGCTGTGAG GTAAGGACATCAGACCTGCTACATCTAAAGTACTACCGCTGTGAGGTAAGGACAACAGACCTGCTACATCTAAAGTACTACCGCTGTGAGGTAAGGACAACAGACCTGCTACATCTAAAGTACTACCGCTGTGAGGTAAGGACATCAGACCTGCTACATCTAAAGTACTACCGCTGTGAGGTAAGGACATCAGACCTGCTACATCTAAAGTACTACCGCTGTGAG GTAAGGACATCAGACCTGCTACATCTAAAGTACTACCGCTGTGAGGTAAGGACAACAGACCTGCTACATCTAAAGTACTACCGCTGTGAG GTAAGGACAACAGACCTGCTACATCTAAAGTACTACCGCTGTGAGGTAAGGACAACAGACCTGCTACATCTAAAGTACTACCGCTGTGAGGTAAGGACAACAGACCTGCTACATCTAAAGTACTACCGCTGTGAGGTAAGGACAACAGACCTGCTACATCTAAAGTACTACCGCTGTGAGGTAAGGACATCAGACCTGCTACATCTAAAGTACTACCGCTGTgaggcatttttcctattttgttgccttacctGGAATTAA